A window from Drosophila nasuta strain 15112-1781.00 chromosome 3, ASM2355853v1, whole genome shotgun sequence encodes these proteins:
- the LOC132793243 gene encoding dynamin-like 120 kDa protein, mitochondrial isoform X4 — protein MLRIYQNTYRRTARKAVVYSATKVVCCNHSTLCNITSNPRRTGGAGGHWEQHSNGNNRGHEEFLLGGNQARGWTIPPNSRGYGMLVVRVLKGALKLRYLVLGGAIGGGVSLSKKYEDWKEGLPDLKWLEDALPQGERWSQFSRNLIEVGSVVKNAIDIAKEDIKAKTTVAALGISVDESRKKYDKLQSQVETLQTEIMNVQIKYQKELEKMEKENRELRQQYLILKTNKKTTAKRIKKSLIDMYSEVLDELSGYDTGYTMADHLPRVVVVGDQSSGKTSVLESIAKARIFPRGSGEMMTRAPVKVTLAEGPYHVAQFRDSDREYDLTKESDLADLRREVEFRMRASVRGGKTVSNEVIAMTVKGPGLQRMVLVDLPGIISTMTVDMASDTKDSIHQMTKHYMSNPNAIILCIQDGSVDAERSNVTDLVMQCDPLGRRTIFVLTKVDLAEELADPDRIRKILSGKLFPMKALGYYAVVTGRGRKDDSIDAIRQYEEDFFKNSKLFHRRGVIMPHQVTSRNLSLAVSDRFWKMVRETIEQQADAFKATRFNLETEWKNNFPRLRESGRDELFDKAKGEILDEVVTLSQISAKKWDDALTLKLWEKLSNYVFENVYLPAAQSDSFNTMVDIKLRQWAEQALPAKSVEAGWEALQQEFISLMERAKKGHDHDGVFDQLKAAVVDEAIRRHSWEDKAIDMLRVIQLNTLEDRFVHDKAEWDQAVKFLENSVTTKLVQTDETLAQMFGPGPWTRFAYWKSLTQDQQKRRSVKGELDKILKNDVKHLPTLSYDELTTVRKNLQRDNVDVDTDYIRQTWFPVYRKHFLQQALHRAKDCRKAYYLYTQQGAECEISCSDVVLFWRIQQVIKVTGNALRQQVINREARRLDKEIKAVLDEFSDDEEKKAHLLTGKRVQLAEELIKVRQIQEKLEEFINSLNQEK, from the exons atGTTGCGCATCTATCAGAACACATACCG CCGAACTGCGAGAAAAGCTGTTGTTTACTCCGCGACGAAGGTTGTGTGCTGCAATCATTCCACGCTATGCAACATCACAAGCAATCCGCGTCGCACTGGTGGAGCTGGAGGTCACTGGGAGCAGCACAGTAATGGCAACAATCGCGGCCACGAGGAGTTTCTGCTGGGCGGTAATCAAGCGAGAGGCTGGACAATTCCGCCTAATTCTCGCGGCTATGGCATGTTGGTAGTACGCGTTCTTAAGGGAGCTCTCAAGTTGCGTTACCTTGTGCTGGGTGGAGCCATCGGTGGTGGCGTTTCATTGAGCAAA AAATATGAGGATTGGAAGGAAGGCCTGCCCGATCTGAAGTGGCTCGAGGATGCACTGCCGCAGGGAGAGAGATGGAGTCAATTCTCAAGGAATCTCATTGAAGTAGGCAGCGTAGTGAAGAATGCCATTGACATCG CCAAGGAAGATATTAAGGCCAAGACAACGGTGGCTGCGCTAGGCATCTCCGTAGACGAAAGCCGAAAGAAATATG ATAAGCTACAGAGTCAGGTAGAAACGCTGCAAACGGAAATCATGAACGTACAAATCAAATACCAAAAGGAACTAGAGAAAATGGAAAAGGAAAATCGCGAACTGCGCCAGCAATACCTGATATTGAAAACGAATAAAAAGACGACGGCCAAGAGAATCAAGAAATCGCTCATCGACATGTATTCAGAAGTACTGGATGAGCTATCTGGCTATGATACGGGCTACACCATGGCTGATCACTTGCCTCGTGTGGTTGTTGTCGGCGATCAGAGCAGCGGCAAGACATCCGTATTGGAATCGATTGCAAAAGCACGCATATTTCCACGTGGCAGCGGCGAAATGATGACGCGTGCACCAGTTAAGGTTACACTGGCCGAGGGCCCCTATCATGTGGCTCAATTCCGTGACTCGGACCGCGAATATGACCTCACCAAAGAGTCGGATCTGGCCGATCTGCGTCGCGAGGTAGAGTTCCGTATGCGTGCCTCTGTGCGTGGTGGCAAAACAGTCAGCAATGAGGTTATTGCCATGACAGTTAAGGGACCCGGCTTGCAGCGTATGGTGCTGGTCGACTTACCAGGCATCATTTCG aCCATGACTGTGGATATGGCTTCCGATACTAAGGATTCGATTCATCAAATGACCAAGCACTACATGAGCAATCCAAACGCTATTATACTCTGCATACAGGATGGCTCTGTTGATGCGGAGCGTAGTAATGTGACGGACTTGGTCATGCAATGTGATCCTCTCGGTCGTCGTACCATATTTGTGCTTACCAAAGTCGATCTGGCCGAAGAGTTGGCGGATCCCGACAGAATAAGAAAGATTCTGTCGGGCAAACTGTTTCCCATGAAGGCATTGGGCTACTATGCCGTTGTGACGGGACGTGGACGCAAGGACGACAGCATAGACGCTATTCGGCAGTATGAGGAGGACTTTTTCAAGAATTCCAAACTGTTTCA TCGTCGTGGAGTGATTATGCCGCATCAAGTGACTAGTCGCAATCTGAGCTTGGCTGTGTCGGATCGCTTCTGGAAAATGGTGCGTGAAACCATTGAGCAACAGGCGGATGCATTTAAGGCAACCAGATTTAATCTGGAAACCGAATGGAAAAACAATTTCCCCAG GCTGCGTGAGTCTGGACGTGATGAGCTGTTCGACAAGGCCAAGGGCGAAATATTGGACGAAGTGGTAACACTCTCACAGATCTCAGCGAAAAAATGGGACGATGCCCTCACCCTCAAGCTGTGGGAGAAACTATCGAATTACGTGTTCGAAAATGTTTACTTACCCGCTGCACAGTCAG ATTCGTTCAATACAATGGTGGATATTAAGCTGCGACAGTGGGCAGAACAGGCGTTGCCAGCAAAGTCAGTTGAGGCTGGATGGGAGGCATTGCAACAGGAATTCATATCTCTGATGGAACGGGCAAAGAAGGGTCACGACCACGACGGTGTGTTTGATCAACTGAAAGCGGCTGTTGTCGATGAGGCTATTCGCCGACATAGCTGGGAGGACAAAGCCATTGATATGCTGCGAGTGATACAACTTAACACCTTGGAGGATCGCTTTGTGCACGACAAGGCTGAGTGGGATCAGGCGGTGAAATTCCTAGAGAACTCTGTGACCACTAAACTTGTGCAGACCGATGAGACGTTGGCGCAAATGTTTGGTCCGGGACCATGGACACGTTTCGCTTACTGGAAGTCGTTGACACAGGATCAGCAAAAGCGACGCAGTGTCAAGGGAGAACTTGACAAAATTCTCAAAAACGATGTG AAACATTTGCCTACATTAAGTTATGATGAGCTGACGACAGTGCGCAAGAATCTGCAGCGTGATAATGTGGATGTGGACACGGATTACATACGTCAAACGTGGTTCCCAGTCTACAGAAA aCACTTCCTGCAACAGGCATTACATCGGGCCAAGGATTGCCGTAAGGCTTATTACCTGTACACACAACAAGGCGCCGAGTGTGAG ATCTCCTGCAGCGATGTGGTACTATTTTGGCGCATACAACAGGTCATCAAGGTGACAGGCAATGCGTTGAGGCAGCAGGTTATCAATCGGGAAGCGCGACGCCTGGATAAGGAAATCAAGGCCGTACTCGACGAGTTCAGTGACGACGAGGAGAAGAAGGCACATCTGCTGACAGGCAAACGTGTGCAGCTGGCCGAGGAACTTA ttaAAGTACGACAGATTCAGGAGAAGCTGGAGGAGTTCATTAATTCATTGAATCAGGAGAAATAG